The following are encoded in a window of Haliotis asinina isolate JCU_RB_2024 chromosome 14, JCU_Hal_asi_v2, whole genome shotgun sequence genomic DNA:
- the LOC137261641 gene encoding secreted frizzled-related protein 3-like has translation MYKQTMCMRTLICLKLLISPLLVSFSTGEAFLDRLEQCEPIKIPQCRSMPYNMTRMPNLHRHSSQENARLAFERFELLLNQNCSETLLFFLCSIYVPICTISFQPDPIPPCKGVCEKAKAGCEPVMNAYNMSWPEALDCSRLPRYERGVCVSPEAIVSPSRRKDCKCRKRLRPKWRNYRKHHYDYAIRARVVRKKLNSGGQMKVRVQVTNVIHCGKVGLTSEVDLWSNSSCLCPSVKRGREYLILGHEDKRLNRLLILPNTIAAKWKDKWVKKIQKWDRRLHRPPSGRRRSKGAHKDRTSLKKTNKIGKRKKTAIKRKRKRMNRRKSRLSQ, from the exons ATGTACAAACAGACGATGTGTATGCGGACTTTGATTTGTTTAAAACTTCTCATATCTCCTCTACTTGTTTCGTTTTCGACCGGCGAGGCATTTCTTGACCGTCTCGAACAATGCGAACCTATAAAAATCCCACAGTGCCGATCTATGCCTTACAATATGACACGGATGCCCAACTTGCACCGCCATAGCAGCCAGGAGAATGCAAGGCTCGCCTTTGAACGATTTGAGCTGCTCTTGAACCAAAACTGCAGTGAAACATTGTTGTTTTTCCTATGTTCCATATATGTACCGATATGCACAATCTCTTTCCAACCCGACCCCATCCCCCCGTGCAAGGGGGTTTGCGAGAAGGCGAAGGCAGGGTGTGAGCCCGTCATGAACGCTTATAATATGTCGTGGCCCGAGGCCTTGGACTGCTCGCGACTCCCCCGATATGAGAGGGGGGTATGTGTGTCCCCCGAAGCCATTGTTTCACCATCAAGGAGAAAAG ATTGCAAATGCAGAAAACGTCTTCGCCCAAAATGGAGAAATTATAGAAAGCACCACTATGATTATG CAATCAGAGCTCGCGTGGTCAGGAAGAAGTTAAACAGTGGCGGCCAGATGAAGGTCAGAGTGCAGGTGACCAATGTAATACACTGTGGCAAGGTTGGACTGACCAGCGAGGTGGACCTGTGGAGCAACTCCAGCTGCCTGTGTCCGTCGGTCAAGAGAGGGAGGGAGTATCTGATCCTAGGCCACGAGGACAAGCGGCTCAACAGGCTCCTTATCCTGCCCAACACAATAGCGGCCAAGTGGAAGGACAAATGGGTCAAGAAGATTCAG AAATGGGACCGCCGACTTCACCGGCCGCCATCCGGACGCCGGCGTAGCAAAGGCGCCCACAAAGACAGGACTagtctaaagaaaacaaacaaaattggaAAACGCAAGAAAACGGCCATAAAACGAAAAAG AAAGCGGATGAATCGAAGAAAATCTCGATTAtcgcagtga